The Leucobacter chromiiresistens genome has a window encoding:
- the tig gene encoding trigger factor, whose protein sequence is MPKTTAEKLTPTRAKLSVEVTLDELEPYLKRAYQTISEQVSVPGFRKGKVPAPIIDQRVGREAVIQEAVNSSLDDFYQAALAEADERPMGRPTADVEQWPEAKDPKSTLVLAFEVEVRPEFTLPKYAGLKLTVDNVDVDDDAVEAELTKLRERFGTLVTVDRPAKTGDFVELDLTATIDGAEVDQASGVSYEVGAGNLLAGTDEAVETLTAGETTTFTSQLLGGEHEGRDAEVELTLTAVKERELPEADDEFAQLASEFDTIAELRESLKDQAAKAAVFAQGQQARDLFTATLIEQAGIPVSEELVEEEVHRHLESEGRLEDDEHRAEVRKSSEEQIQLQLLLDAIVEAEGVTPTQNELSQYIFQSAQQYGMEPTQFLQAISQGNQMGIILGEVTRNKALAVALSQAEVVDQDGNAVDLTEFTAVDSDEDAEGADEAEAESAADAQQAEAPAAKKSSAKKSEAPSDSAADDDADAKKAARSAAAKKAAATRAAKKAAAEAEEAGK, encoded by the coding sequence TTGCCGAAGACGACAGCTGAGAAGCTCACTCCGACCCGCGCCAAGCTGAGCGTGGAAGTCACGCTCGACGAGCTGGAGCCCTACCTCAAGCGGGCGTACCAGACCATCTCCGAGCAGGTGTCGGTGCCCGGCTTCCGCAAGGGCAAGGTTCCGGCCCCGATCATCGATCAGCGCGTCGGCCGCGAGGCCGTCATCCAGGAAGCGGTCAACAGCTCGCTCGACGACTTCTACCAGGCGGCTCTCGCCGAAGCGGACGAGCGCCCGATGGGCCGCCCCACCGCCGACGTCGAGCAGTGGCCCGAGGCGAAGGATCCGAAGAGCACGCTCGTGCTCGCGTTCGAGGTCGAGGTGCGCCCCGAGTTCACGCTGCCCAAGTACGCGGGCCTCAAGCTGACCGTCGACAACGTCGACGTCGACGATGACGCCGTCGAGGCCGAGCTGACGAAGCTGCGCGAGCGCTTCGGCACCCTCGTGACCGTCGACCGCCCCGCCAAGACCGGCGATTTCGTCGAGCTCGACCTGACCGCGACGATCGACGGCGCCGAGGTCGACCAGGCGAGCGGCGTCTCCTACGAGGTGGGCGCGGGCAACCTGCTCGCGGGCACCGATGAGGCGGTCGAGACGCTCACCGCGGGCGAGACGACGACCTTCACGTCGCAGCTGCTCGGCGGCGAGCACGAGGGCCGCGACGCCGAGGTCGAGCTGACGCTCACCGCGGTCAAGGAGCGCGAGCTGCCCGAGGCCGACGACGAGTTCGCCCAGCTGGCCAGCGAGTTCGACACGATCGCCGAGCTCCGCGAGAGCCTCAAGGATCAGGCCGCGAAGGCCGCGGTCTTCGCACAGGGCCAGCAGGCGCGCGATCTCTTCACCGCCACGCTCATCGAGCAGGCCGGCATCCCCGTCTCCGAGGAGCTCGTCGAGGAGGAGGTGCACCGTCACCTCGAGAGCGAGGGCCGCCTGGAGGACGACGAGCACCGCGCAGAGGTGCGCAAGTCGTCGGAGGAGCAGATCCAGCTGCAGCTGCTGCTCGACGCGATCGTCGAGGCAGAGGGCGTCACCCCGACGCAGAACGAGCTCTCGCAGTACATCTTCCAGTCGGCGCAGCAGTACGGTATGGAGCCCACCCAGTTCCTCCAGGCGATCAGCCAGGGCAACCAGATGGGCATCATCCTCGGTGAGGTCACGCGCAACAAGGCGCTCGCAGTCGCGCTGTCGCAGGCCGAGGTCGTCGATCAGGACGGGAACGCGGTCGATCTGACCGAGTTCACCGCGGTCGACTCCGATGAGGACGCCGAGGGCGCTGATGAGGCCGAGGCCGAGTCCGCAGCGGATGCGCAGCAGGCCGAGGCGCCCGCGGCGAAGAAGTCGTCGGCGAAGAAGTCGGAGGCGCCGAGCGACTCGGCGGCTGACGACGACGCGGACGCCAAGAAGGCCGCGCGCTCGGCAGCCGCGAAGAAGGCTGCCGCGACGCGCGCCGCGAAGAAGGCTGCCGCTGAGGCAGAGGAGGCGGGCAAGTAA
- a CDS encoding gamma carbonic anhydrase family protein, with translation MTTNDVPYFEGARVIDVPPYGAPQIDASAWIAPGAVVAGDVRIGAQSSVWYNAVLRGDSDSVRVGERSNIQDGAVVHTQRGDAAVIGDDVSVGHLAMIHGATIERGCLIGMHATVLTGAVVGAGSLVAAGAVVPQGMVVPPHSLVVGVPGRVVRELRDEDREAVRMNSARYLETTARHREATRAE, from the coding sequence ATGACGACGAATGACGTACCGTACTTCGAGGGAGCGCGCGTGATCGACGTGCCGCCGTACGGCGCCCCGCAGATCGACGCCAGCGCGTGGATCGCCCCCGGCGCCGTCGTGGCCGGCGATGTGCGCATCGGGGCGCAGTCGAGCGTCTGGTACAACGCGGTGCTGCGCGGCGACTCCGACTCCGTCAGGGTGGGGGAGCGCAGCAACATTCAGGACGGCGCGGTCGTGCACACTCAGCGGGGCGACGCCGCGGTGATCGGGGACGACGTGTCGGTGGGCCACCTCGCGATGATCCATGGCGCGACGATCGAGCGCGGCTGCCTGATCGGCATGCACGCCACCGTGCTCACCGGCGCTGTCGTAGGGGCGGGGAGCCTCGTCGCGGCGGGTGCCGTGGTTCCGCAGGGCATGGTCGTGCCCCCGCATTCGCTCGTCGTCGGCGTACCGGGGCGGGTGGTCAGGGAACTGCGCGACGAGGATCGGGAAGCCGTGCGCATGAACTCCGCGCGCTACCTCGAGACCACTGCGCGTCATCGTGAGGCGACACGCGCCGAATGA
- a CDS encoding ABC transporter ATP-binding protein, which yields MPHPVVDADPMIRVSDLSLSYPAHAGGREFEAVEGLSFEVARGDVFALLGESGSGKSTLAKFLAGRGPDATEKSSRIRLTGGEATVMDVPMRRLWRRSRARLTAYVGHLAQDAGATLTPELNVGDILFEPIVERSKHFDRDELGERIAEMMDIVALPLAKLQEYPYELSKGQRQRVAVMRSLMLDPRLLIADEPTLGVDANNRPKIVELLRWYRERSGATMLLISHDIGMLEALVEEVLVMQQGRLVGRGDINEIFRNADHGYVQRLAQALRATAYDEIAEE from the coding sequence ATGCCCCACCCCGTAGTCGACGCCGATCCCATGATCCGCGTCTCCGATCTCTCGCTCTCGTATCCGGCGCACGCGGGCGGGCGCGAGTTCGAAGCGGTGGAGGGGCTCTCCTTCGAGGTGGCGCGCGGCGACGTCTTCGCCCTGCTGGGCGAGAGCGGCTCGGGCAAGTCGACACTGGCGAAGTTCCTCGCCGGGCGCGGCCCGGACGCGACGGAGAAGTCGAGCCGGATCCGCCTCACCGGGGGCGAGGCGACGGTGATGGATGTTCCGATGCGGCGCCTGTGGCGGCGCAGTCGTGCGCGCCTGACCGCGTACGTCGGGCACCTCGCGCAGGACGCCGGGGCGACCCTCACCCCCGAGCTCAACGTCGGCGACATCCTGTTCGAGCCGATCGTGGAGCGGAGCAAGCACTTCGATCGCGACGAGCTCGGCGAGCGCATCGCCGAGATGATGGACATCGTCGCCCTGCCGCTCGCGAAGCTGCAGGAGTATCCGTACGAGCTGTCGAAGGGGCAGCGCCAGCGGGTCGCGGTGATGCGCTCGTTGATGCTCGATCCCCGGCTGCTCATCGCCGACGAGCCCACCCTGGGCGTCGACGCGAACAATCGGCCGAAGATCGTAGAGCTGCTGCGCTGGTACCGGGAGCGCAGCGGGGCGACGATGCTGCTCATCAGCCACGACATCGGCATGCTCGAGGCGCTCGTGGAGGAGGTGCTCGTCATGCAGCAGGGTCGACTGGTCGGCCGGGGCGACATCAATGAGATCTTCCGCAACGCGGATCACGGGTACGTGCAGCGTCTGGCGCAGGCGCTGCGGGCCACGGCGTACGACGAAATCGCGGAGGAATAG
- the dnaG gene encoding DNA primase yields the protein MAGRIRASDIEEVKRRTNLADLVGDYVTLKNAGIDSMKGLCPFHDERSPSFHVRPALGYYHCFGCGESGDAFTFLQRMDHLTFAESVERLAARIHYALTYEEGSFSREEGPNRARLLAANTAAAEFFVAQLAGAEAAPAREFLTQRGFDEAACERFGVGYAPRGWDGMTGHLRGLGYTPQELVQSGLASEGQRGAYDRFRGRIVWPIRDTSGQTLGFGARKLYDDDNGPKYLNTPESPVYHKSQVLYGLDLAKRAISRGKRAVVVEGYTDVMACHLAGVEAAVATCGTAFGKDHIAVLRRVMGDDSAAEVVFTFDPDEAGQKAALRAFSEEKRFTAQTYVAIAPEGFDPSDLRQHRGDEAVRELFTRKVPLFEFALRQSIARFDLNSVEGRVAALREAAPIIAQIKDPSLRPGYTRELARMLGSELAEVQQAVRAAERAPRGEQRGGRQAPGQPSEPTRSPEVGRGHPGPSGEPSPARRIGLSTLRNTPTTWLERDALMAMLQQGASVGAELLEQAVTAQVMDPDLRVVRDAIGAALPTLGAPTWWDAVLGAAPETHHGLIRELGMAPMPQRNPDQLAAYARDVVVSLLDRDLVELKRELLARHQRIGDSADPRARQIQQQLVALESARRSLRTE from the coding sequence ATGGCAGGTCGAATTCGTGCGAGCGACATCGAGGAGGTGAAGCGTCGCACGAACCTCGCCGACCTCGTGGGCGATTACGTCACGCTCAAGAACGCCGGGATCGACTCGATGAAGGGGCTGTGCCCGTTCCACGACGAGCGGAGCCCGAGCTTCCACGTGCGGCCGGCGCTCGGCTACTACCACTGCTTCGGGTGCGGGGAGTCGGGCGACGCGTTCACCTTCCTGCAGCGCATGGACCATCTCACCTTCGCGGAGTCGGTGGAGCGCCTCGCGGCCCGGATCCACTACGCCCTCACCTACGAGGAGGGGAGCTTCTCGCGCGAGGAGGGGCCGAATCGAGCGCGCCTGCTCGCGGCGAACACCGCGGCGGCCGAGTTCTTCGTCGCGCAACTCGCGGGAGCGGAGGCGGCCCCCGCTCGCGAGTTCCTCACGCAGCGCGGCTTCGACGAGGCCGCCTGCGAGCGCTTCGGCGTGGGCTACGCGCCGCGCGGGTGGGATGGGATGACGGGTCACCTGCGCGGCCTGGGGTACACGCCGCAGGAGCTGGTGCAGTCGGGGCTCGCGTCCGAGGGCCAGCGGGGCGCCTACGATCGCTTCCGCGGCCGCATCGTCTGGCCGATCCGCGATACGAGCGGGCAGACGCTGGGCTTCGGCGCGCGCAAGCTGTACGACGACGACAACGGGCCCAAGTACCTGAACACGCCCGAGTCGCCCGTCTATCACAAGTCGCAGGTGCTCTACGGTCTCGATCTCGCGAAGCGCGCGATCTCGCGGGGCAAGCGCGCCGTGGTGGTGGAGGGCTACACCGATGTGATGGCGTGCCACCTGGCAGGGGTGGAGGCGGCGGTCGCGACCTGCGGCACCGCGTTCGGCAAGGACCACATCGCGGTGCTGCGGCGCGTGATGGGCGACGACTCCGCGGCGGAGGTCGTCTTCACGTTCGACCCCGATGAGGCGGGCCAGAAGGCGGCGCTGCGGGCCTTCAGCGAGGAGAAGCGCTTCACGGCGCAGACGTACGTCGCGATCGCGCCCGAGGGGTTCGACCCCTCCGACCTCCGCCAGCATCGGGGCGATGAGGCGGTGCGGGAGCTCTTCACTCGCAAGGTGCCGCTCTTCGAGTTCGCTCTGCGGCAGTCGATCGCGCGGTTCGACCTCAACAGCGTGGAGGGGCGGGTCGCGGCACTGCGGGAGGCGGCGCCGATCATCGCCCAGATCAAGGATCCGTCGCTGCGCCCGGGCTACACGCGTGAACTGGCGCGCATGCTCGGGTCGGAGCTCGCGGAGGTGCAGCAGGCGGTGCGAGCGGCCGAACGCGCTCCGCGCGGCGAGCAGCGCGGGGGGCGCCAGGCACCCGGCCAGCCGAGCGAACCGACGCGCTCGCCCGAGGTCGGCCGTGGCCACCCGGGCCCCTCGGGGGAGCCGTCGCCGGCCCGCCGCATCGGGTTGTCGACGCTGCGCAACACCCCGACGACCTGGCTGGAGCGCGACGCGCTCATGGCCATGCTGCAGCAGGGAGCGTCGGTGGGCGCGGAACTGCTGGAGCAGGCCGTGACGGCGCAGGTGATGGATCCCGATCTCCGCGTCGTGCGCGATGCGATCGGCGCGGCCCTGCCGACGCTCGGCGCGCCGACGTGGTGGGATGCGGTGCTGGGGGCTGCGCCGGAGACGCACCACGGGCTCATCCGCGAGCTCGGGATGGCGCCCATGCCGCAGCGCAATCCCGATCAGCTCGCCGCGTACGCGCGCGACGTGGTGGTCTCCCTGCTCGACCGCGATCTCGTGGAGCTCAAGCGCGAGCTGCTCGCCCGGCATCAGCGCATCGGCGACTCCGCCGACCCCCGCGCGCGCCAGATTCAGCAGCAGCTCGTCGCGCTCGAGTCTGCCCGACGCAGTCTGCGCACCGAATGA
- a CDS encoding deoxyguanosinetriphosphate triphosphohydrolase — protein MAEAGLPAGYGPEDAERFVAESHSGSRSDFARDRARVLHSSGWRRLAAKTQVLSPTAGIDFARNRLTHSLEVAQIGRELAVSLRLAQDVVDTACLAHDLGHPPFGHNGEKALNEWAADAGGFEGNAQTLRVLARLEPKRFTPDGTSVGLNLTRATLDASCKYPWSLDEAEPGSMKFGYFADDAPVFAWLRAGAPERRKCAEAQVMDLSDDIAYSVHDFEDAVVSGFIDPEILTSRSGHDSLIRAVSEWAGGSFSSDELGAAYDRIAESETWLTRWDESRAHQAQLKNFTSEMIGRFARASIGATLEAADGAPLARYGASIIVPRGIRAEIAVLKGIVAAFVMASGRRQPTYRRQRELLAELLEVLWDSGERELEPAFAADFRAASSDADRRRAVVDQVASLTDQSAIAWHKRLCDVPLV, from the coding sequence GTTCGCGCAGCGATTTCGCGCGCGACCGCGCCCGTGTGCTGCACTCGAGCGGCTGGCGGCGCCTCGCCGCCAAGACCCAGGTGCTCAGCCCCACGGCGGGCATCGACTTCGCGCGCAATCGGCTCACACACTCCCTCGAGGTGGCGCAGATCGGCCGGGAACTCGCAGTCTCGCTGCGGCTCGCGCAGGATGTCGTCGATACGGCGTGCCTGGCCCACGACCTCGGGCACCCGCCGTTCGGGCACAACGGCGAGAAGGCGCTCAACGAGTGGGCGGCCGACGCCGGCGGCTTCGAGGGGAACGCGCAGACGCTGCGAGTGCTCGCCAGACTCGAGCCGAAGCGCTTCACGCCCGACGGCACGAGCGTCGGCCTGAACCTCACGCGCGCCACGCTCGATGCGAGCTGCAAGTACCCGTGGAGCCTGGACGAGGCCGAGCCGGGCAGCATGAAGTTCGGCTACTTCGCCGATGACGCACCCGTGTTCGCCTGGTTGCGCGCCGGAGCGCCGGAGCGCCGGAAGTGCGCCGAGGCGCAGGTGATGGATCTCTCCGACGACATCGCCTACTCGGTGCACGACTTCGAGGACGCGGTGGTCAGCGGCTTCATCGATCCCGAGATTCTGACGTCGCGCTCGGGCCACGACTCCCTGATCCGCGCGGTGTCGGAGTGGGCGGGGGGTTCGTTCTCGAGCGACGAGCTCGGCGCCGCGTACGATCGCATCGCCGAGTCCGAGACGTGGCTGACGCGCTGGGACGAGAGCCGTGCGCACCAGGCGCAGCTCAAGAACTTCACCAGCGAGATGATCGGTCGCTTCGCCCGCGCGTCGATCGGCGCGACGCTGGAGGCCGCAGATGGCGCGCCGCTGGCCCGCTACGGTGCATCGATCATCGTGCCGCGCGGCATTCGCGCCGAGATCGCCGTGCTGAAGGGGATCGTGGCGGCGTTCGTCATGGCGAGCGGCCGACGGCAGCCCACGTACCGCAGGCAGCGCGAGCTGCTCGCCGAACTGCTCGAGGTGCTCTGGGATTCGGGCGAGCGCGAGCTCGAGCCCGCGTTCGCCGCCGACTTCCGCGCCGCGAGCAGCGATGCCGACCGTCGCCGGGCGGTCGTCGACCAGGTCGCCTCGCTCACCGATCAGTCGGCGATCGCGTGGCACAAGCGGCTCTGCGATGTGCCGCTGGTGTAG